In one window of Erwinia tasmaniensis Et1/99 DNA:
- a CDS encoding small membrane protein YohP, producing the protein MKIFLWIIAIIFIVGLLTITGVFKLIF; encoded by the coding sequence ATGAAGATCTTCCTGTGGATTATTGCGATTATTTTTATTGTAGGCTTGCTGACAATTACTGGCGTATTTAAACTTATTTTCTAA
- a CDS encoding GntP family transporter — protein MSTALLLTIAVASVLILLLLVIKAKVHPFVALLVVSLLVALATGIPTDKIMSTIVAGMGGLLGSITIIIVLGAMLGAIIESSGGAESLAQRLNQHLGEQRGVAALTIAAFILGIPVFFEVGFIIVVPLIYGFAKVARVSPLKYGLPMAGVMLIVHVALPTHPGAAAAAGLLHSDMGWLMLSGIAISIPVGVGGYAIAQVMNRRHYQLSVAVLEQLQLAKPDDVCQRRQPPSAWLISSLIVVPIVLIVLGTLAHSVLPQSNALRQLLTLIGTPAIALLLALALSAWLLGLRRGWSKDKLSELLDRAIPGSAGVILVAGAGGAFGKVLVESGVGKALVLSLENIHLPLIPAAFLLSLALRASQGSATVAILTTSGLLAEAVSGISEWQLVLVTLSTCFGGLGLSHVNDAGFWVVTRYLGLSVADGLKTWTVLTTMMALSGFALVWLLSLLT, from the coding sequence ATGTCTACCGCCCTGTTGTTAACTATCGCCGTAGCCAGCGTGCTGATATTGCTGCTGCTGGTGATCAAGGCCAAAGTTCATCCTTTCGTTGCTCTGCTGGTGGTTAGCCTGCTGGTTGCCCTGGCAACCGGTATCCCGACTGATAAAATCATGTCGACCATCGTTGCCGGTATGGGCGGTCTGCTGGGTTCTATCACCATTATTATTGTGTTGGGCGCAATGCTGGGAGCCATCATCGAGTCTTCCGGCGGCGCAGAATCGCTGGCACAACGCCTGAATCAGCATCTTGGTGAGCAACGTGGCGTTGCGGCGCTAACGATAGCCGCATTTATTTTGGGAATTCCCGTCTTTTTCGAAGTCGGGTTTATCATTGTGGTTCCGCTCATTTATGGTTTTGCCAAAGTGGCACGCGTTTCCCCCCTCAAATATGGGCTTCCTATGGCGGGCGTCATGCTGATCGTACACGTTGCTCTCCCCACTCATCCGGGAGCGGCGGCGGCGGCAGGGTTGCTGCACAGCGATATGGGCTGGCTCATGTTGTCAGGGATAGCGATTTCCATCCCGGTTGGTGTGGGGGGCTATGCCATCGCGCAGGTCATGAATCGCCGCCATTATCAGCTGTCGGTCGCCGTGTTGGAACAGCTGCAGCTCGCAAAACCAGACGACGTTTGCCAGCGGCGGCAACCTCCATCTGCGTGGCTGATCTCATCGCTTATCGTGGTGCCGATCGTCCTTATCGTGCTCGGCACGCTGGCTCACAGCGTCTTGCCACAGTCCAATGCTCTGCGCCAGCTGCTCACGCTGATCGGCACGCCGGCCATTGCCTTATTGCTCGCCCTGGCGCTGTCTGCCTGGTTGCTGGGGCTGCGCCGTGGGTGGAGCAAAGACAAGCTGAGTGAATTGTTGGATCGCGCCATACCCGGTTCAGCCGGCGTTATTCTGGTCGCCGGCGCGGGGGGCGCATTTGGTAAAGTGCTGGTCGAGTCGGGCGTGGGAAAAGCGTTGGTTTTGTCGCTGGAAAATATTCATCTACCGCTTATCCCGGCCGCGTTTCTTTTGTCTCTGGCGTTACGCGCTTCACAGGGGTCTGCTACCGTGGCGATACTGACGACCAGCGGCCTGCTGGCCGAGGCGGTGAGCGGTATCAGTGAATGGCAGCTGGTGCTGGTCACGCTTTCAACCTGTTTTGGCGGTCTGGGGCTGTCACACGTTAATGATGCGGGGTTTTGGGTGGTGACGCGCTATCTCGGCCTGTCCGTTGCCGATGGGCTCAAAACCTGGACCGTGCTGACCACGATGATGGCACTGAGCGGATTCGCGCTAGTGTGGCTATTATCTTTGCTCACGTAG
- a CDS encoding HPr family phosphocarrier protein, which translates to MPKFAANLSTLFNEVPFLQRFDAAAKAGFRAVEFLFPYEHEPADIKQALTRNQLELVLFNTAPGDSDAGEWGVAAIPGREADARRDIDRALEYALALDCRQVHIMAGVIPVAADREAYCRTLIDNVRYAAERFARHGIGILLEALNPATKPDYLYSSQYQVLEMIRRIDRPGVFSQLDLYHAQLVDGNLTHLIADYIGQYRHIQIASVPARHEPDEGEINYPWLFELIDRSGYQGWIGCEYLPRTTTQAGLGWLSAFN; encoded by the coding sequence ATGCCTAAGTTTGCTGCCAATCTATCAACCCTGTTTAATGAAGTGCCGTTTCTGCAACGTTTCGATGCCGCGGCGAAAGCCGGGTTTCGCGCGGTAGAATTCCTGTTTCCCTATGAACATGAGCCGGCAGACATTAAGCAGGCGTTAACCCGTAATCAACTTGAACTGGTGTTGTTTAATACCGCCCCCGGCGACAGCGATGCGGGAGAATGGGGGGTTGCCGCTATCCCCGGTCGTGAAGCCGATGCGCGACGTGATATTGACCGCGCGCTGGAATATGCCCTTGCGCTCGACTGCCGTCAGGTACATATCATGGCAGGTGTGATTCCGGTAGCCGCAGATCGAGAAGCGTACTGCCGAACCTTGATCGACAACGTACGCTATGCGGCAGAGCGCTTTGCCCGACACGGTATCGGCATTTTGCTTGAGGCGCTCAATCCCGCAACCAAACCAGACTATCTTTACTCCAGTCAGTATCAGGTGTTGGAAATGATAAGACGTATCGATCGTCCGGGCGTTTTCAGCCAGCTCGATTTGTACCACGCACAGCTGGTGGACGGTAATCTGACTCACCTGATCGCTGATTATATTGGGCAGTATCGACATATCCAAATCGCTTCTGTGCCCGCTCGCCACGAGCCGGATGAAGGTGAAATTAACTATCCGTGGCTCTTTGAGCTGATCGATCGCAGCGGATATCAAGGCTGGATTGGCTGCGAGTATCTTCCGCGTACCACCACGCAGGCGGGATTAGGGTGGTTATCCGCATTTAATTAA
- the otnC gene encoding 3-oxo-tetronate 4-phosphate decarboxylase, which yields MTEQQAREEMVRLGVSFFQRGYATGSAGNLSMRLSDGTLLATPTGSCLGELVAQRLSKVTEQGECLSGDKPSKEMSFHRAIYMNNPACGAIVHLHCHYLTALSCLQGVDRENCIRPFTPYVVMRVGAVPVVPYYRPGDKRLADDLAQLAPHHKAFLLANHGPVVTGRTLREAADNAEELEETARLIFTLGDRPIRYLNHNEVAELRS from the coding sequence ATGACTGAACAGCAGGCACGCGAAGAGATGGTCAGGCTGGGCGTCTCTTTTTTCCAGCGCGGGTACGCCACCGGCTCGGCCGGCAATCTCTCAATGCGCCTTTCTGACGGCACGTTGTTGGCAACGCCAACCGGATCTTGTCTCGGTGAGCTGGTGGCGCAGCGGTTGTCAAAGGTGACTGAGCAGGGGGAGTGCCTCTCTGGTGATAAACCGTCAAAAGAGATGAGCTTCCATCGCGCCATCTATATGAATAATCCCGCGTGCGGGGCAATCGTCCATTTGCACTGTCACTATTTAACCGCGCTCTCCTGTCTTCAGGGGGTGGATCGTGAAAACTGTATTCGCCCGTTCACGCCCTACGTGGTGATGCGCGTTGGCGCAGTGCCCGTTGTGCCCTATTACCGTCCGGGCGATAAACGTCTTGCCGACGATCTTGCGCAATTGGCCCCTCATCATAAGGCTTTTCTGCTGGCCAATCATGGCCCGGTGGTGACGGGAAGAACGCTGCGTGAAGCGGCGGATAATGCCGAAGAGCTGGAAGAGACGGCCAGACTGATATTTACCTTGGGCGATCGCCCAATACGCTACCTTAACCATAACGAAGTGGCCGAATTACGGAGCTGA
- the otnK gene encoding 3-oxo-tetronate kinase: protein MRLGVIADDFTGATDIASFLVQNGMSTVQLNGVPAETRPLSADALVVSLKSRSCPPEMAIADSLLALSWLQQQGCDRFYFKYCSTFDSTSEGNIGPVTDALLKALGESQTVISPALPVNGRTVYQGHLFVMDRLLCDSGMRHHPVTPMTDSSLIRLMEGQASGKAGSIGFQTIERGATAVRAALKEQAKQGINYVVLDALHEQHLLIQGEALKDMRLVTGGSGLAIGLARQWAKAGQEGDVTQAAGAPQGQYAVVLSGSCSEMTQRQVDRYCQQAAAQSIDVERALYQHECYVHELCDWVAQHEQDALAPLLYATAAPDRLQSVQQRHGAQCSSDAVERLFAAVACELQRRGWQRFIVAGGETSGVVAQALGIDAFHIGPAISPGVPWVRAVQQPISLALKSGNFGDEDFFARAQREFSV from the coding sequence ATGCGTTTGGGTGTAATAGCCGATGATTTTACCGGAGCGACTGATATTGCCAGCTTCCTTGTGCAAAACGGGATGTCCACGGTGCAGCTTAATGGCGTGCCTGCTGAAACTCGTCCGCTGAGTGCGGACGCTTTGGTCGTCAGCCTGAAATCACGCTCCTGCCCGCCGGAAATGGCGATAGCCGACTCGCTTCTGGCGCTAAGCTGGCTGCAACAGCAGGGGTGCGATCGCTTCTATTTTAAGTACTGCTCGACATTTGACAGCACCTCTGAGGGCAATATTGGGCCGGTAACCGATGCCCTGCTGAAAGCGCTCGGCGAATCACAGACCGTTATCTCTCCCGCATTACCGGTTAATGGGCGAACGGTTTACCAGGGGCACCTGTTTGTGATGGACAGGCTGCTGTGTGATTCGGGTATGCGCCATCATCCGGTAACGCCTATGACGGATAGCAGTCTGATACGCCTGATGGAAGGCCAGGCCAGCGGCAAGGCGGGATCGATTGGTTTTCAGACGATCGAGCGGGGAGCGACGGCGGTCCGAGCGGCCCTGAAGGAGCAGGCAAAGCAGGGCATAAACTATGTGGTTCTTGATGCACTTCATGAACAGCATCTGTTAATCCAGGGCGAAGCGCTGAAAGATATGCGGCTGGTCACCGGGGGATCGGGCCTGGCGATCGGGCTGGCCCGTCAGTGGGCGAAGGCTGGGCAAGAGGGGGATGTTACGCAGGCCGCAGGTGCGCCTCAGGGGCAATATGCCGTGGTCCTGTCTGGCTCGTGCTCGGAGATGACGCAGCGCCAGGTCGATCGCTATTGTCAGCAGGCGGCAGCGCAAAGTATCGACGTTGAACGCGCCCTTTACCAGCACGAGTGCTATGTGCACGAACTTTGTGACTGGGTTGCGCAGCATGAACAGGATGCGTTAGCGCCCCTGCTGTATGCCACCGCCGCGCCGGACAGGCTGCAGTCCGTCCAGCAGCGTCACGGTGCCCAATGCAGCAGTGACGCGGTCGAACGGCTGTTTGCCGCCGTTGCGTGCGAGTTACAGCGGCGTGGCTGGCAGCGTTTTATCGTGGCCGGGGGAGAAACCTCAGGCGTGGTGGCGCAGGCGCTCGGCATTGATGCTTTTCATATCGGCCCGGCTATCTCACCCGGCGTACCCTGGGTGCGTGCGGTGCAGCAGCCAATATCACTGGCGCTGAAGTCTGGAAACTTTGGTGATGAAGATTTCTTTGCTCGTGCACAAAGGGAGTTCTCCGTATGA
- the ltnD gene encoding L-threonate dehydrogenase, producing MSTSMSVCVIGLGSMGMGAAQSCIHAGLKTWGVDLNQQALQTLRDSGAQAADTCADEFAAELDAVLLLVVNADQVKQILFAENGLAARLTPGTAVMVSSTLSSLDAKNIEKQLSAYRLIMLDAPVSGGAAKAARGEMTVMASGSDRAFALLQPVLNAVAAKVYRIGDEIGQGSTVKIIHQLLAGVHIAAGAEAMALAARAGIPLETLYEVVTNAAGNSWMFENRMRHVVDGDYSPTSAVDIFVKDLGLVADTAKDLRFPLPLASTALNMFTAASNAGYGREDDSAVIKIFSGIALPCKQERE from the coding sequence ATGTCAACATCAATGTCAGTCTGTGTGATTGGGCTTGGATCAATGGGAATGGGGGCGGCGCAATCCTGTATTCACGCTGGCCTGAAAACCTGGGGCGTGGATCTTAACCAGCAGGCTTTGCAGACGCTACGCGACAGTGGGGCGCAGGCTGCGGATACGTGCGCCGATGAATTTGCCGCCGAACTTGATGCGGTGCTGCTGCTGGTCGTGAATGCAGACCAGGTTAAACAGATCCTGTTTGCAGAAAACGGTCTGGCAGCGCGATTAACCCCAGGAACGGCGGTGATGGTTTCTTCGACTCTCTCTTCCCTTGACGCAAAAAATATTGAAAAACAGCTCAGTGCCTATCGGTTGATTATGTTGGATGCCCCGGTATCCGGTGGGGCCGCGAAAGCGGCAAGGGGCGAAATGACGGTGATGGCATCAGGCAGCGATCGGGCCTTTGCACTGTTACAGCCGGTGCTGAATGCGGTGGCGGCTAAGGTCTACCGTATCGGCGATGAAATCGGACAGGGCTCGACGGTGAAGATTATTCACCAGCTGCTGGCCGGTGTCCATATCGCGGCCGGCGCGGAAGCGATGGCGCTCGCTGCCCGTGCCGGTATTCCGCTTGAGACCCTGTATGAAGTGGTGACGAATGCGGCCGGCAATTCCTGGATGTTTGAAAATCGTATGCGTCATGTCGTCGATGGCGACTATTCGCCCACCTCTGCGGTGGATATTTTTGTGAAGGATCTTGGGCTTGTGGCCGACACGGCTAAGGATCTGCGTTTTCCTCTGCCGCTGGCATCAACGGCTTTAAACATGTTTACCGCGGCCAGCAATGCCGGCTACGGACGTGAAGATGACAGTGCGGTCATCAAAATTTTCAGTGGGATCGCCCTGCCATGTAAACAGGAGCGTGAATAA
- the ygbI gene encoding DNA-binding transcriptional repressor YgbI, whose product MIPIERHQQIVALVQLRGVVSIAELSDRLAVSHMTIRRDLQKLEEQGIVQLVSGGVRSTERLSSEPSHQDKTSMCGLEKQAIGRAAALNIPLNSCIYLDAGTTTLALARELGMRDDLLIVTNDFVIAHFLLDHSQCQMIHTGGKVCRDNRSCIGEAAAQTLRGLSLDIAFISASCWSPRGIFTPDEDKVAIKRTASDISSKRVLLADSSKYNKIATFLALPLANFDHVITDFHLPDSAQQELKKHKFEVTLAG is encoded by the coding sequence ATGATCCCGATTGAACGTCATCAACAAATCGTCGCGCTGGTGCAGCTTCGTGGCGTGGTAAGTATTGCCGAATTGTCCGATCGGCTGGCCGTATCTCATATGACGATCCGTCGCGATCTGCAAAAACTGGAAGAACAGGGGATCGTGCAGCTGGTCTCCGGCGGAGTACGCTCTACCGAACGGCTCTCAAGCGAGCCTTCGCATCAGGACAAAACCAGCATGTGTGGCCTGGAAAAACAGGCAATTGGCCGCGCCGCCGCGCTCAATATTCCGCTCAATAGCTGTATTTATCTTGATGCCGGGACCACCACTCTGGCGCTGGCACGTGAGCTGGGAATGCGTGACGACCTGCTGATCGTCACCAATGACTTTGTCATTGCCCATTTCCTGCTTGATCATAGTCAGTGCCAAATGATCCATACCGGGGGCAAAGTATGTCGGGACAATCGTTCCTGCATCGGGGAGGCAGCGGCGCAAACATTACGTGGGCTGTCGCTGGATATTGCGTTTATCTCCGCCTCCTGCTGGAGCCCACGAGGTATATTTACGCCCGATGAAGATAAGGTAGCCATCAAGCGCACGGCGAGTGATATCAGCAGCAAACGCGTGCTGCTGGCCGACAGTTCAAAATATAATAAAATAGCCACGTTCCTCGCCCTGCCGTTGGCGAATTTCGATCACGTCATCACCGATTTCCATCTGCCTGACAGCGCGCAACAGGAGCTGAAAAAACATAAATTTGAGGTCACGCTTGCCGGATAA
- a CDS encoding cytochrome ubiquinol oxidase subunit I: MFGLDAFHLARIQFGFTVAFHILFPAITIGLASFLAVLEGLWLKSKNEVYRDLYHFWSKIFAVNFGMGVVSGLVMAYQFGTNWAGFSQFAGSITGPLLTYEVLTAFFLEAGFLGVMLFGWNRVSRGLHFFATCMVALGTIISTFWILASNSWMQTPQGYALQNGIVVPTDWLAIVFNPSFPYRLFHMSIAAFLVTAFFVGASAAWHLLRKNDTPAVRKMLSMSLWMALIVAPIQAMVGDAHGLNTLEHQPAKIAAIEGHWENPPGEPTPLILFGVPDMKEERTKYALEIPYLGSLILTHSLDKQVPALKSFPPEDRPNSTVVFWSFRIMVGLGMLMILVGVLSLWMRRGQRIYTSRPFLWFVLLMGPSGLIALVAGWITTEIGRQPWVIYGLLRTRDAVSLHSDLQMAISLIVFLVVYFCVFGVGYTYLANLIKKGPQAGEGEHTPEGGPGTSHTPSRPLSAVQEKLNSPQEDK, translated from the coding sequence ATGTTCGGATTAGATGCGTTTCATCTCGCCAGGATACAGTTCGGTTTCACTGTGGCCTTCCACATTCTCTTCCCGGCCATCACCATCGGCCTTGCCAGCTTTCTGGCCGTGCTGGAAGGTCTTTGGCTGAAATCGAAAAATGAGGTTTATCGCGACCTCTATCATTTCTGGTCGAAAATCTTTGCCGTCAACTTCGGCATGGGGGTGGTTTCAGGGCTGGTGATGGCCTATCAGTTCGGCACCAACTGGGCCGGTTTCTCACAGTTTGCCGGGAGCATTACCGGGCCGCTGCTGACCTACGAAGTGCTTACCGCGTTCTTCCTTGAAGCCGGCTTCCTCGGCGTTATGCTGTTCGGCTGGAACCGTGTCAGCCGTGGCCTGCACTTCTTTGCTACCTGCATGGTGGCACTCGGCACCATTATCTCTACCTTCTGGATACTTGCATCGAACAGCTGGATGCAAACTCCCCAGGGTTATGCCCTGCAAAACGGCATCGTGGTACCGACTGATTGGCTGGCCATTGTCTTCAACCCTTCCTTCCCGTATCGCCTGTTCCATATGTCGATTGCGGCATTCCTGGTCACCGCTTTCTTTGTCGGAGCCTCTGCCGCATGGCATCTGCTGCGCAAAAACGATACGCCGGCAGTGCGTAAGATGCTGTCAATGTCTTTATGGATGGCGCTGATCGTCGCCCCCATTCAGGCGATGGTGGGCGATGCTCACGGCCTGAACACGCTTGAACATCAGCCGGCGAAAATCGCGGCAATCGAAGGCCACTGGGAGAACCCACCGGGTGAACCCACTCCGCTGATCCTGTTTGGCGTGCCGGATATGAAGGAAGAGCGCACCAAGTACGCGCTGGAGATCCCGTATCTGGGCAGTCTGATCCTGACCCACAGCCTGGATAAGCAGGTTCCGGCATTGAAAAGCTTCCCGCCAGAAGATCGTCCCAACTCTACCGTGGTGTTCTGGTCGTTTCGCATCATGGTCGGCCTGGGAATGTTGATGATCCTGGTCGGGGTACTTAGCCTGTGGATGCGCCGTGGTCAACGCATTTATACATCGCGTCCTTTCCTTTGGTTCGTGCTGCTGATGGGGCCATCGGGTCTGATTGCACTGGTAGCAGGCTGGATAACGACCGAGATAGGCCGTCAGCCGTGGGTCATTTATGGCCTGCTGCGCACCCGGGATGCCGTATCCCTGCACAGCGATCTGCAAATGGCCATCAGCCTGATCGTATTCCTGGTGGTCTACTTCTGCGTATTCGGTGTCGGCTACACCTACCTGGCTAACCTGATCAAAAAAGGGCCGCAGGCAGGCGAAGGTGAGCACACGCCAGAAGGTGGTCCAGGTACTTCCCATACCCCTTCACGCCCGCTATCTGCGGTGCAGGAAAAATTAAATTCGCCGCAGGAGGATAAGTAA
- the cydB gene encoding cytochrome d ubiquinol oxidase subunit II: MGIDLSVIWFTIIIFATLMYIIMDGFDLGIGILFPFNKDPVERDMMVNTVAPVWDGNETWLILGGAALFGAFPLAYAVITDALAVPLTMMLIGLIFRGVAFEFRFKATEEHRPFWDKAFIGGSFVATFSQGIVLGAVINGLEVTDRTYSGPELVWLTPFNLFCGVGLVLAYALLGSTWLIMKTENELHRKMTALTKPLLIALLVVIAVVSIWTPLAHAEIMQRWFSRPNLFWFMPVPVLVLAAAWGLWRALERHAHYTPFLLTLALVFLGFTGLGISIWPFIIPPVITIWDAASPPQSQGFMLVGGLLIIPVILVYTFWSYYVFRGKIKPDEGYH; encoded by the coding sequence GTGGGCATCGATCTCTCAGTTATCTGGTTTACTATCATCATCTTCGCCACCCTGATGTATATCATCATGGATGGCTTCGATCTCGGGATCGGTATTCTGTTTCCATTCAACAAAGATCCGGTCGAGCGCGATATGATGGTGAATACCGTTGCTCCGGTATGGGACGGTAACGAAACCTGGCTCATCCTCGGCGGTGCAGCGCTGTTTGGCGCTTTCCCGCTGGCCTACGCGGTGATCACCGACGCGCTGGCCGTCCCACTGACGATGATGCTGATAGGCCTGATATTCCGTGGCGTGGCATTTGAGTTTCGTTTTAAGGCCACCGAAGAGCACCGTCCCTTCTGGGATAAAGCCTTTATTGGCGGGTCTTTTGTTGCCACTTTCAGCCAGGGTATCGTATTAGGTGCCGTCATTAATGGTCTGGAAGTCACGGACCGCACCTACAGCGGCCCGGAGCTGGTGTGGCTGACGCCGTTTAACCTGTTCTGCGGCGTGGGCCTGGTACTGGCGTATGCCCTGCTGGGTAGTACCTGGCTGATCATGAAAACGGAAAATGAGCTGCACCGTAAAATGACCGCGCTCACCAAACCCCTGCTGATCGCTCTGCTGGTGGTGATTGCCGTCGTCAGTATCTGGACGCCGCTGGCGCACGCGGAGATTATGCAGCGCTGGTTTAGCCGCCCCAACCTGTTCTGGTTTATGCCGGTGCCGGTACTGGTACTGGCGGCAGCATGGGGGCTGTGGCGCGCGCTCGAGCGCCACGCGCACTATACGCCGTTCCTGCTGACGCTGGCGCTGGTATTTCTCGGCTTTACCGGGCTGGGCATCAGCATCTGGCCGTTTATCATTCCACCGGTCATCACCATCTGGGATGCCGCGTCCCCGCCGCAGAGTCAGGGCTTTATGCTGGTGGGTGGGCTGCTGATCATTCCGGTTATCCTGGTGTACACCTTCTGGAGCTACTACGTGTTCCGGGGCAAAATTAAGCCTGACGAAGGCTATCACTGA
- a CDS encoding CsbD family protein: protein MSLFDKANDKAQEAVGKGQEELGKAVDSPEHELKGKVRQHAAKASYAVDDALDCVKSKTQNAPLVSLAIAAGVGFLAAKLLGRR from the coding sequence ATGAGTTTGTTTGATAAAGCTAACGATAAAGCACAAGAAGCCGTCGGCAAAGGTCAGGAAGAGTTGGGTAAAGCCGTAGACTCGCCAGAGCATGAACTTAAAGGCAAAGTACGCCAGCACGCGGCGAAAGCCTCCTATGCCGTTGATGACGCGCTGGACTGTGTTAAGAGTAAAACTCAGAACGCACCGCTGGTTTCGCTGGCTATCGCCGCAGGCGTAGGTTTCCTGGCAGCTAAACTGCTTGGTCGCCGTTAA
- the fetB gene encoding iron efflux ABC transporter permease subunit FetB encodes MDQHNISNQSLGMALALVLIALVLSNRERLGLEKDIVWGVLRAVVQLVIVGYVLKSVFDLDNRWLTLLMVLFICVNAALNAKKHSRAIDKGFLIAFIAITLGTTLTLTILLLTGSIAFIPMQVIPISGMIAGNAMVAVGLCFTHLNQRVSDNRQRIEEMLSLGASPRRASAAIVRDSIRAALIPTVDAAKTVGLVSLPGMMSGLIFAGIDPVKAIKYQIMVTFMLLGTASLSTMIAGYMAIKRFFNLRAQLQQR; translated from the coding sequence ATCAGTCTCTTGGGATGGCGCTGGCGCTGGTGCTGATTGCGCTGGTGCTCAGCAACCGTGAGCGTCTGGGGCTGGAAAAAGATATCGTCTGGGGTGTGCTGCGGGCGGTCGTTCAGCTGGTCATCGTCGGCTACGTGCTGAAGTCTGTTTTTGACCTCGATAACCGCTGGCTAACGCTGCTGATGGTGCTGTTTATCTGCGTGAATGCGGCGCTGAATGCGAAAAAGCACAGCAGGGCCATCGACAAGGGCTTCCTTATTGCCTTTATTGCTATCACTCTGGGCACGACCCTGACACTGACAATCCTGCTGCTGACTGGCTCCATTGCCTTCATACCGATGCAGGTGATCCCGATTTCAGGAATGATAGCGGGTAATGCCATGGTGGCGGTTGGTTTATGTTTCACGCATCTCAATCAGCGCGTCAGCGATAATCGCCAGAGAATTGAGGAGATGCTAAGTCTTGGAGCCAGCCCCCGGCGTGCATCGGCAGCGATCGTGCGTGACAGTATTCGTGCCGCCCTGATCCCAACCGTCGATGCGGCCAAAACCGTTGGTCTGGTGAGCTTACCGGGCATGATGTCCGGACTTATTTTCGCCGGTATCGACCCGGTTAAAGCCATTAAATATCAAATTATGGTGACTTTCATGCTGCTGGGCACCGCCAGCCTGTCGACCATGATTGCCGGCTATATGGCGATTAAGCGTTTTTTCAATTTGCGGGCGCAGCTTCAACAGCGCTAG